One Methylophilus sp. TWE2 DNA segment encodes these proteins:
- a CDS encoding urease subunit beta has protein sequence MIPGEMQVAAGDIELNVGRDTVTLDVANKGDRPIQVGSHYHFYETNDALSFDRALAYGYRLNIAAGTAVRFEPGQTRTVQLVKLAGERKVYGFAGRVMGALK, from the coding sequence ATGATTCCCGGCGAAATGCAGGTCGCAGCAGGCGACATCGAATTAAATGTTGGGCGTGATACGGTCACGCTGGATGTGGCAAACAAAGGCGACCGGCCGATTCAGGTCGGTTCGCATTACCATTTTTATGAGACCAACGACGCTTTGTCGTTTGATCGGGCGTTGGCTTATGGCTACCGGCTGAATATTGCTGCGGGCACGGCGGTACGATTTGAACCAGGGCAGACGCGTACTGTACAGCTGGTCAAGCTAGCTGGGGAACGTAAAGTGTACGGTTTTGCCGGACGTGTGATGGGGGCCCTGAAGTAG
- the ureC gene encoding urease subunit alpha has protein sequence MTIKMDKRAYAEMFGPTIGDKVRLADTELWVEVEKDFTIYGEEVKFGGGKVIRDGMGQGQGLAAEVADTVITNALIIDHWGIVKADIGIKGGYISGIGKAGNPDIQPGVTIAIGAGTEVIAGEGMIITAGGIDTHIHFICPQQIEEALMSGVTTMVGGGTGPATGTFATTCTPGPWHIHRMLQSADAFPMNLGFLGKGNASLPEPLREQVRAGVIGLKLHEDWGTTPAAIDNCLSVADEMDIQVAIHSDTLNESGFVETTIGAFKGRTIHTFHTEGAGGGHAPDIIKAASQPNVLPSSTNPTRPFTVNTIDEHLDMLMVCHHLDPAIAEDIAFAESRIRRETIAAEDIFHDLGAFSMMSSDSQAMGRVGEVIIRTWQTAHKMKIQRGPLAEDAAGNDNFRVKRYIAKYTINPALTHGISHVVGSVEVGKLADLVVWKPAFFGVKPFTIIKGGMIAAAAMGDPNASIPTPQPVHYRPMFGAYGGGLKTAVTFVSQAALENPEIKALGLQKALVAVKGTRDVQKSDMVHNTWMPKIDVDPETYEVLADGMPLVCEPAEVLPMAQRYFLF, from the coding sequence ATGACGATTAAGATGGATAAACGCGCCTATGCCGAAATGTTCGGTCCGACGATTGGCGATAAAGTGCGACTGGCGGATACCGAGCTCTGGGTAGAGGTGGAAAAAGACTTCACTATCTATGGTGAAGAGGTCAAGTTTGGCGGTGGTAAGGTCATCCGCGATGGCATGGGCCAAGGTCAGGGGCTGGCAGCCGAAGTGGCGGATACGGTCATTACCAATGCATTGATTATCGACCACTGGGGCATCGTGAAAGCCGATATCGGCATCAAGGGCGGCTATATTTCCGGCATCGGCAAGGCCGGTAACCCGGATATCCAGCCTGGCGTGACCATTGCGATTGGCGCAGGCACCGAGGTGATTGCCGGCGAAGGCATGATCATCACGGCCGGTGGCATCGATACCCACATCCACTTTATTTGCCCGCAACAGATTGAAGAAGCGTTGATGTCTGGCGTCACCACCATGGTCGGTGGAGGCACGGGGCCAGCCACGGGGACATTCGCCACCACCTGTACGCCCGGCCCCTGGCACATTCACCGCATGTTGCAGTCAGCCGATGCTTTCCCGATGAACCTTGGCTTTTTGGGCAAAGGTAACGCCAGCCTGCCTGAGCCGTTGCGCGAGCAAGTCCGCGCCGGGGTCATTGGTCTCAAGCTGCATGAAGACTGGGGCACCACGCCTGCGGCGATTGATAACTGTCTGAGTGTCGCGGATGAAATGGATATCCAGGTCGCCATCCATTCCGATACCCTGAATGAATCCGGCTTTGTCGAGACGACGATAGGTGCGTTCAAAGGCCGTACCATCCACACCTTCCATACTGAGGGCGCAGGCGGTGGGCATGCCCCAGATATTATCAAGGCGGCCAGCCAGCCCAATGTGTTGCCATCCTCGACCAACCCGACGCGGCCATTTACCGTCAACACCATAGACGAACACCTGGATATGTTGATGGTGTGCCATCACCTGGATCCGGCGATTGCTGAAGATATTGCGTTCGCCGAAAGCCGTATCCGCCGCGAAACGATTGCCGCTGAAGATATTTTCCATGACCTGGGTGCGTTTTCCATGATGTCATCCGACTCACAAGCCATGGGCCGTGTCGGTGAAGTGATTATCCGCACCTGGCAAACTGCGCACAAAATGAAAATTCAGCGCGGGCCATTGGCTGAAGATGCGGCCGGTAACGATAACTTCCGCGTCAAACGCTATATCGCTAAATACACCATTAATCCGGCCCTGACACATGGTATTTCACATGTGGTAGGTTCGGTTGAAGTTGGCAAGCTGGCGGATTTGGTGGTGTGGAAACCCGCATTCTTTGGCGTCAAGCCATTCACCATTATCAAAGGCGGCATGATTGCTGCAGCTGCGATGGGTGACCCAAATGCGTCTATTCCTACGCCGCAACCAGTACATTACCGCCCCATGTTTGGTGCTTATGGCGGTGGACTTAAGACTGCAGTGACTTTTGTCTCGCAAGCCGCATTGGAAAACCCCGAGATCAAGGCATTAGGTCTGCAAAAAGCATTAGTGGCCGTGAAAGGCACGCGTGATGTACAGAAGTCAGATATGGTACACAATACCTGGATGCCAAAGATCGATGTAGATCCGGAAACCTACGAAGTGCTGGCAGATGGCATGCCTTTAGTTTGCGAGCCAGCTGAAGTGCTGCCAATGGCGCAACGTTACTTCTTATTTTAA
- the ureE gene encoding urease accessory protein UreE: MIHLTERITVSGHIDDQLELPFDQRQKSRLRVTLASGKEAALFLSRGIILRGGDLIQSEDGSVVVQIVAAQEPVYNVIAPTPRDLMRAAYHLGNRHVPLQIGDGWLRLEQDYVLRDMLLGLGMQVSEVHAPFEPEAGAYGGGHRHGHDDDALQTLRPRLKGQGH; this comes from the coding sequence ATGATCCATTTAACCGAACGTATCACTGTCAGCGGCCATATCGACGATCAATTGGAATTGCCCTTTGACCAGCGCCAGAAAAGCCGTTTGCGCGTCACGCTGGCTTCTGGCAAAGAAGCAGCATTATTTTTAAGCCGTGGCATTATTTTGCGTGGCGGAGATTTGATTCAGTCTGAAGACGGTAGTGTCGTAGTGCAGATTGTCGCGGCGCAGGAACCTGTTTATAACGTGATTGCGCCTACCCCGCGTGACTTGATGCGTGCAGCGTACCATTTGGGCAATCGTCATGTACCTTTGCAGATTGGTGATGGCTGGTTACGCCTGGAACAAGACTATGTGCTCAGAGATATGCTGCTTGGTTTGGGCATGCAAGTAAGTGAGGTACATGCGCCGTTTGAACCGGAAGCCGGTGCTTATGGCGGTGGTCACCGTCATGGGCATGATGACGATGCTTTGCAGACCTTACGGCCACGGCTGAAAGGACAGGGGCACTAA
- a CDS encoding urease accessory protein UreF produces the protein MANALALSRLLQLASPLLPVGAYCYSQGLEWAIESGEVKDVASAQAWIGDSLQIYQARFELPVLYKLYQAWQAGDLVQVQEWDSFYQAGRDTSEGWAETRQMGYSLRRLLNDLKPMSETLVAQINTLQSPAFPTLFAAIAQHWQIPPEQALQGYVWGWLENQASAAMKAVPLGQVAGQTILLALGERLPQVVASAMQLPEGEMSNFNPLLSIAGSQHETQYSRLFRS, from the coding sequence ATGGCAAATGCACTCGCACTTAGCCGTTTGTTGCAATTGGCCAGCCCATTGTTGCCCGTAGGGGCTTATTGCTATTCACAAGGGTTGGAATGGGCGATTGAGTCTGGTGAGGTCAAAGATGTGGCCTCCGCACAAGCCTGGATAGGTGATAGTTTGCAAATATACCAAGCGCGCTTTGAGTTGCCAGTGCTATACAAGTTATATCAGGCCTGGCAAGCGGGTGATCTTGTACAGGTGCAGGAGTGGGATAGCTTCTACCAAGCCGGGCGTGACACCTCTGAAGGCTGGGCAGAAACACGTCAAATGGGCTATTCTTTACGCCGGTTATTGAATGACTTGAAGCCCATGTCTGAAACATTGGTGGCACAGATCAATACCTTGCAATCACCCGCTTTTCCAACCTTGTTTGCGGCCATTGCACAGCATTGGCAGATTCCACCAGAGCAGGCACTTCAGGGCTATGTCTGGGGTTGGCTGGAAAATCAGGCCAGCGCTGCCATGAAAGCGGTTCCGCTCGGCCAAGTGGCTGGGCAAACCATTTTGCTTGCCTTGGGCGAGCGATTGCCGCAAGTCGTTGCGAGCGCCATGCAGTTACCAGAAGGTGAAATGAGTAATTTTAATCCTTTACTTAGCATCGCCGGAAGTCAACACGAAACACAATACAGCAGGTTATTCAGATCATGA
- the ureG gene encoding urease accessory protein UreG: MKIHTQFASPTPEVTDYKEPLRVGIGGPVGSGKTALTLALCQRLREVYNIAVVTNDIYTKEDAEFLTRNEALVPERIIGVETGGCPHTAIREDASMNLEAVDQLSKRFQTLDIVFVESGGDNLAATFSPELSDLTIYVIDVAAGEKIPRKGGPGITKSDLLVINKIDLAPMVGASLEVMDQDAKRMRGEKPFIFSNLKSGQGLEDIVAFIEKQGLML; the protein is encoded by the coding sequence ATGAAAATACATACCCAATTTGCATCACCCACCCCTGAAGTCACTGACTATAAGGAGCCCTTGCGTGTTGGCATCGGTGGCCCGGTCGGTTCCGGCAAAACCGCGCTGACGCTGGCGTTGTGCCAGCGTTTACGCGAGGTCTACAACATTGCGGTGGTGACCAATGATATTTACACCAAGGAAGATGCGGAGTTTTTAACCCGTAACGAAGCGCTGGTGCCTGAACGTATTATCGGTGTGGAAACGGGCGGCTGTCCGCACACTGCAATCCGTGAAGATGCCTCCATGAATCTGGAAGCCGTCGATCAGCTCAGCAAGCGCTTCCAGACGCTGGATATCGTGTTTGTGGAAAGTGGTGGCGATAACCTCGCGGCAACGTTTAGCCCGGAATTGTCTGATTTGACGATTTATGTGATTGATGTCGCTGCCGGTGAGAAGATCCCGCGTAAAGGCGGGCCTGGCATTACCAAGTCTGATTTGCTGGTGATCAACAAGATAGACCTCGCGCCCATGGTGGGTGCCTCGCTGGAAGTGATGGATCAGGATGCCAAGCGCATGCGTGGCGAGAAGCCTTTTATTTTCAGTAATCTGAAGAGTGGCCAGGGGTTGGAAGACATCGTCGCATTTATCGAAAAGCAAGGCCTCATGCTTTAA
- a CDS encoding HupE/UreJ family protein: MRKSILLFLSALAASTSAVAHPGHGLESGFAAGFMHPFSGWDHLLVMFALGIWAARRPAAQGWQLPVLFVSVMAVSASFAMAWLPVALAEVLVAASVVVMGLLLISDLKVHRAVQIGVVSIAAAAHGYLHGMEIGNQWSGLAGMVLATAVLHALGWVLGRQSHPSLQKAIQLLGGVMLGLGAVWMLA; encoded by the coding sequence ATGAGAAAAAGTATTCTTTTATTTTTAAGTGCGCTCGCAGCTTCGACCAGCGCGGTTGCCCATCCTGGTCACGGCCTGGAATCAGGCTTTGCTGCAGGCTTTATGCATCCATTCAGCGGCTGGGATCACCTGCTGGTGATGTTTGCGCTGGGCATCTGGGCCGCTCGTCGTCCTGCCGCCCAAGGTTGGCAGTTGCCCGTGCTGTTTGTTTCTGTCATGGCAGTCTCAGCTTCATTCGCCATGGCCTGGTTGCCGGTCGCATTGGCTGAAGTGCTGGTGGCGGCCAGTGTGGTGGTCATGGGCTTGTTACTGATCAGCGATTTAAAAGTGCATCGTGCTGTACAAATTGGCGTCGTCAGCATCGCCGCCGCGGCACATGGCTATTTGCATGGCATGGAAATCGGCAACCAATGGTCAGGCTTGGCGGGCATGGTGCTGGCAACGGCTGTCTTGCATGCGCTGGGTTGGGTCTTGGGTCGTCAGAGCCATCCAAGCTTGCAAAAGGCCATCCAGCTGTTGGGTGGTGTGATGCTGGGCTTGGGCGCAGTGTGGATGCTGGCATAG
- a CDS encoding leucine-rich repeat-containing protein kinase family protein — protein sequence MTPPKTQDDTLSQLKAGKLQGSTSLKLSAQLTEFPSEIFELADSLEILDLSGNALTDLPADLYRLKKLRILFCSNNQFTHLPEVLGQCENLSMIGFKANQIKHITESAIPTHTLRWFIVTDNALTQVPHALGECSKLQKLMLAGNRLSSLPASLANCHALELLRISANQFETLPDFLFDLPKLTWLAYAGNPFCNTIEQALISQHHIQHIDWQALTLQQVLGEGASGVTYQALMQDEGEHEPVAVKLFKSGLTSDGLPRCEMHANLLAGEHPNLVGVTGVIHNHPQGIQGLVMPLLNPHLKVLAKPPSYESCTRDVYADDLKLTLQQAEFILKGITQAAEHLHANGLMHGDLYAHNILWGAEKVVLSDLGGASFLPLDNPALTKKILKLEARALAVLAEELEAVVSER from the coding sequence ATGACACCCCCTAAAACCCAAGACGACACGCTCTCCCAGCTCAAGGCAGGCAAACTGCAAGGTAGCACATCCCTCAAATTAAGTGCGCAGTTAACCGAGTTTCCGTCTGAGATTTTTGAGTTAGCCGATAGCCTGGAAATTCTGGACTTGTCCGGCAATGCACTCACTGATTTGCCTGCTGATTTATATCGCCTGAAAAAACTGCGCATTCTTTTTTGCTCAAACAACCAGTTTACGCACCTGCCAGAAGTGCTGGGGCAATGCGAAAACTTAAGTATGATTGGTTTTAAAGCTAACCAGATCAAACACATCACTGAAAGCGCCATCCCCACCCACACCTTACGCTGGTTTATCGTCACAGATAACGCGCTGACCCAGGTGCCGCATGCCCTGGGTGAGTGCAGCAAGCTACAAAAACTCATGCTGGCAGGGAATCGGCTCAGCAGCTTGCCCGCCAGCCTGGCAAATTGCCACGCCTTAGAGCTATTGCGGATTTCTGCCAATCAGTTTGAGACCTTGCCTGATTTTTTATTCGACTTACCCAAACTCACCTGGCTGGCTTATGCTGGCAACCCTTTTTGTAACACTATCGAGCAAGCTTTAATCAGCCAACATCACATACAGCACATCGACTGGCAAGCCCTGACGTTGCAACAGGTACTAGGTGAAGGGGCCTCTGGCGTCACCTATCAGGCGTTGATGCAAGACGAGGGTGAGCATGAGCCTGTGGCGGTAAAACTCTTTAAGAGTGGACTCACCAGCGATGGCCTGCCGCGTTGCGAAATGCACGCCAATCTGCTGGCGGGGGAGCATCCCAATTTAGTCGGCGTTACGGGCGTGATACACAATCACCCGCAAGGCATACAAGGTTTGGTGATGCCATTGCTGAATCCCCATTTAAAAGTACTGGCAAAGCCCCCGAGCTATGAAAGTTGCACGCGCGATGTCTACGCGGATGACTTAAAACTCACGCTACAACAAGCCGAATTTATTTTAAAAGGCATCACGCAAGCTGCAGAGCATCTGCATGCTAATGGCCTTATGCACGGTGATTTATATGCGCACAATATTTTGTGGGGCGCTGAAAAGGTTGTGTTAAGTGATTTGGGCGGCGCCTCATTTTTACCTTTAGATAACCCAGCACTTACGAAAAAAATACTTAAACTGGAAGCCAGGGCATTAGCGGTGTTGGCTGAAGAATTGGAAGCGGTTGTAAGTGAGCGGTGA